CAGGCACTGGCCCAAGCGCCTAAGCTCACCAGGAACGATGAAATTCTTTTCGCAGGCATAACGAAAATGGTTATTTTAGAGGAATCGCCCATGTGCTCCGCGCTCGCCACGAGAAAATACAGTTCTTTCGTGAGGTTCGTGTGTTTCGTGGGCGATTTTCAGAGGAGAAAGCGCCGTCGCCGCTTCGCTCTGCCGGCGCACTCCAAGATAAATTCAGGAATCGCCCTCATGCTCCGCGCTCGTTTCCCATCAGCCGCGCAAGCGGCCTGCAAGTCGTGTAGTCTGCCGTAACACACTGATCCGGCCAGTAGTTTGTGATGGCGCGTCTATCGCCCTGCGTTGCGTAGTATCGGTGAAGACCAACTGATCTTGCGCACGACCGGCGAATAGGATTTTGGATTGACGCAGAACCATTGGACGACATCACCATGACCGAGGCCTCTTTGTCAATCAAGAAATTCTCCAGAGCCGGACTTGTTCCCCGGAGAAGCGCAATGCTAGAATTGCGCCCGCCTGCATTACATAAGAATAAAGGCTCAGCAAAAGCAGCGAGATTCAGGTGAGGTCATTTCAGATCAGAGGTAACAGAGAGATGAAAAGTCATCGCATAGTTTGCAGTGTTCTCTTTCTTCTAGTCGTTGGTTGCTGCGTCATGGGGAACGTGGCATCGGCAATGTGGCAAACAGGGCGCGTGATCGAAACCATAGCCGGAACGGGCGCGCCCGGTTTCAGCGGCGATGGAGGGCCGGCCACACAGGCGCGATTCGGTACGTTATCAGCGCTGGCTGTAGACATGGCCGGTAACTTATATCTGTCCGACATCACGCACCATCGCGTCCGTCGCATTGGTGCAAACGGCATCATCACGACCATTGCAGGAACCGGTGTAGCCGGCTTCAACGGCGATGATCGTCCGGCCATCACGGCGCAACTGGCCACGCCAGCAGGACTGGCCATTGATGCTGCTGGTCGGCTCTACATCGCCGATTTGGGCAATCATCGCGTCCGTCGCGTTGACGCTGATGGCATCATCAGGACGGTTGCCGGCAACGGCGCGCGCGACTTCAGTGGGGATGGCGGACCGGCGGCAGCGGCCAGCTTGGCTTATCCGTCGGATGTTGCCTTTGACACCTTGGGCAACATCTTCATCACCGATGTCGGCAACTATCGAGTGCGCAAGATTGACCCTGATGGCATCATCACAACAGTAGCCGGCAATGGACAACGTGGCTTCGCTGGCGACGGCGGACCGGCGCTGGAAGCCAGTTTCCGTGAGACGGCGCGCATAAGTGTGACGGCTCTCGACGAACTGCTGATCGTGGATCGCTTCAATCATCGGCTGCGTCGCATTGACCAAAACAACATCATTCATACGCTGGCCGGCAATGGGAGCTACGGCTACAACGGCGATCACATACCGGCAACCGCCGCTAGTATGCGATTTCCACAAGATGTAGCCGTTGATCCGTCCGGTCTGATTTACATTGTGGATACATCCAATCATCGCGTTCGCCAAGTTGATGCTGATGGTGTGATCAGCACAGTAGCGGGCAACGGTGTTCCCGGTTATGTCGGCGATGGCGGTCCGGCCGATCAAGCTTCATTAAACAATCCATCAGCCATCGCGGTAGACGCCGCCGGCACGATTTACATCGCTGATTCGTTCAACTATCGCATTCGCGTTGTCCGCGCTACTGCTCAATAGATGAGCGCGCGTTTTCTGAAGAAAGCGCAAGCTAGCCAAGCGACGTTCTCTATGAGCCGATTGGCTAATTTACAAGCCCCTGGCTGATCTATGAAGCCTATTGGCTGATTGATGTGCTTACTTAGTCAGGCTCTCTCTTCGTGCTATTTTGAGCGCCGACGTGTTACCCAAGCGAGGAGGTACAATGGATTTCAGGATTGATGAAAAGATACGAGCTATGACGCAGGACATCCGCCAGTTCATGCAGGCGGAAGTCTATCCGCTCGAACGCCCGTTAGTGGAGAAAGGATTTGGTCAACTCCTGCCGACATTGCACGCGCTGAGGCAGCGCGTGAAGGAACAGGGGTGGTGGGCGCCGTTTCTGCCGAAACAGTATGGTGGCGTTGGCTTGACCTTGCGGGAGTTCGCTCATGTGAGTGAAGAGCTGGGACGAAGCCCGCTCGGACACTTCTTGTTTAACTGTCAAGCGCCTGATGTCGGCAACATGGAACTGTTGATGCAGTTTGGCACAGAGGAGCAAAAAGAGACCTACTTGATGCCGTTGGCGCGTGGCGAGATTCGCAGTTGTTTTGCCATGACCGAACCGGATTATCCTGGCTCGAATCCCGTGTGGATGGGCACGACAGCGGTCAAAGATGGCGATCACTACGTC
The sequence above is a segment of the Blastocatellia bacterium genome. Coding sequences within it:
- a CDS encoding NHL repeat-containing protein codes for the protein MGNVASAMWQTGRVIETIAGTGAPGFSGDGGPATQARFGTLSALAVDMAGNLYLSDITHHRVRRIGANGIITTIAGTGVAGFNGDDRPAITAQLATPAGLAIDAAGRLYIADLGNHRVRRVDADGIIRTVAGNGARDFSGDGGPAAAASLAYPSDVAFDTLGNIFITDVGNYRVRKIDPDGIITTVAGNGQRGFAGDGGPALEASFRETARISVTALDELLIVDRFNHRLRRIDQNNIIHTLAGNGSYGYNGDHIPATAASMRFPQDVAVDPSGLIYIVDTSNHRVRQVDADGVISTVAGNGVPGYVGDGGPADQASLNNPSAIAVDAAGTIYIADSFNYRIRVVRATAQ